One part of the Thermococcus litoralis DSM 5473 genome encodes these proteins:
- the psmA gene encoding archaeal proteasome endopeptidase complex subunit alpha — protein sequence MAFVPPQAGYDRAITVFSPDGRLFQVQYAREAVKRGATAVGVKCKDGVVLAVEKRVTSKLIEPESYEKIFQIDDHIAAASSGIIADARVLVDRARLEAQIYRLTYGEPVPLTVLVKKICDLKQMHTQYGGVRPFGAALLMAGVNEKPELFETDPSGAYFEWKAVAIGSGRNTAMAIFEEKYKDDMTLEDAIKLAVLALAKTMEEPSPDSIEVAVITVKEKKFKKISKEEVAKCLEEALKEAEAEEVPEKEEDYSELDSNY from the coding sequence ATGGCGTTTGTACCACCGCAAGCTGGATATGATAGGGCGATAACGGTTTTCAGCCCTGATGGAAGACTTTTCCAGGTGCAGTATGCTAGGGAGGCAGTTAAGAGGGGAGCAACTGCCGTTGGGGTAAAGTGTAAAGACGGTGTTGTTCTGGCTGTAGAAAAGAGAGTAACGAGCAAGCTCATAGAGCCGGAAAGCTATGAGAAGATTTTCCAGATTGATGACCATATAGCCGCAGCTTCAAGCGGAATAATAGCTGATGCAAGAGTTCTTGTTGATAGAGCACGTTTGGAGGCTCAGATTTATCGCCTTACTTATGGAGAACCCGTTCCACTCACCGTTTTAGTGAAAAAGATTTGTGACCTAAAGCAGATGCACACGCAATACGGTGGAGTTAGACCTTTTGGTGCTGCCCTTTTAATGGCGGGCGTAAACGAAAAGCCCGAACTGTTTGAAACAGACCCAAGTGGAGCTTACTTTGAATGGAAAGCCGTTGCAATAGGAAGCGGAAGAAACACGGCAATGGCAATATTTGAGGAAAAGTACAAGGATGACATGACACTCGAAGATGCCATAAAGCTTGCAGTGCTCGCTCTTGCAAAGACAATGGAAGAACCATCTCCAGATAGCATTGAAGTGGCAGTAATCACAGTGAAGGAGAAGAAGTTCAAGAAGATCAGCAAAGAAGAAGTTGCCAAATGTCTTGAGGAGGCATTAAAAGAAGCTGAAGCGGAGGAGGTTCCAGAGAAGGAAGAGGACTACAGCGAGCTAGACAGCAACTACTGA
- a CDS encoding DNA cytosine methyltransferase — protein sequence MKVIDLFAGAGGFSRGFKEEGFEIVAAVENFPPKAKTYQINFPETFVFVEDIKRLDAEKLKKEIGEVEVIIGGPPCEPFTAINLKRKENPLDRLYNDPIGRLVLHFIRFLKAFKPAIFVMEEVPQVMEGPLREALQKEFKKAGYEVYFNILDAYDYRTPQIRKRVFISNVPLNPPKVREKLTVWDAIGDLPDPRFSEKEIPNHEYVPLSAKKRRAIAKLGWGEALHSFGGRFKNWIRLHPYKPAPTVRGTSRFIHPFEDRLLTVREQARLMGYPDYHIFLGGRNVQYDSVGESVPPTVARAIAEVVKEMLKKTP from the coding sequence ATGAAGGTAATAGATCTCTTCGCAGGTGCGGGGGGATTCAGCAGAGGGTTTAAAGAAGAGGGATTTGAAATAGTCGCCGCTGTAGAGAATTTTCCTCCAAAAGCAAAGACCTATCAGATCAATTTTCCCGAAACGTTTGTCTTTGTGGAGGACATCAAGAGACTTGATGCGGAGAAGCTCAAAAAGGAGATTGGAGAAGTTGAAGTGATTATAGGCGGTCCTCCGTGTGAGCCCTTTACCGCAATAAACCTGAAGAGAAAGGAGAACCCCCTCGATAGGCTCTACAATGATCCAATTGGCAGATTGGTTCTCCATTTCATCAGATTTTTGAAGGCTTTTAAGCCAGCAATTTTCGTTATGGAGGAAGTTCCTCAGGTTATGGAAGGCCCTCTGAGAGAAGCCCTCCAAAAGGAGTTCAAAAAAGCTGGTTATGAGGTTTATTTCAACATATTGGATGCCTATGATTATAGAACGCCCCAGATAAGAAAGAGGGTCTTCATATCCAACGTTCCTTTGAATCCTCCGAAGGTCAGAGAGAAGCTTACGGTCTGGGATGCAATAGGCGATCTTCCCGATCCACGATTCTCTGAAAAAGAAATTCCAAACCATGAATACGTTCCACTTTCGGCCAAGAAAAGAAGAGCAATTGCGAAGCTTGGATGGGGAGAGGCTTTGCACTCCTTTGGAGGTAGATTTAAGAACTGGATAAGACTACACCCTTATAAGCCCGCCCCAACTGTTAGGGGGACGAGCAGGTTTATTCATCCCTTTGAGGATAGGCTTTTGACGGTTAGAGAGCAGGCGAGGCTTATGGGTTATCCGGACTATCACATCTTCCTTGGAGGGAGAAATGTCCAGTATGACAGCGTTGGGGAGTCGGTTCCACCGACGGTTGCAAGGGCTATAGCGGAAGTTGTTAAAGAGATGCTCAAGAAAACCCCATGA
- a CDS encoding AAA family ATPase, whose product MEILKEIEIKNYRGLKHVKFTPKSINIIVGPNNTGKSSILEAIGLAMTAGSKFNDSIEFNLLKYLFELKKYDPRYITHINENIARIQVVLEDKKKRYTTSSIIIEYYPKGLPDDERYGLVMEYLEKYAKRIVDRELGREYRLLREASEYFIESIKKYIDEAKVEELKRDFLRKYLPREIRGYTEVGTPDEYQKLIEQLTDELSAYMLSSPKIVITIYNPNNEIAGLYLYIPERIRSRVSIRTLRYYSPPIYIGGIYTIVRPKPKLDIPPFNVVLNFQKSAVASNVGNLYDLVVSKGKIKNALEILKERIPYIEDIRKIEQGMYVLVSHHNAPIPLSSMGDGFVTLLKLSFLIALAESGIIILEEPEVSLHPYFMEIVAEDIVANSKNVQFFISTHSLDLLNSLLEKAEEEDKLHDINVIRLHYREDTKKVYAEVFDGIDAKNEIDEIGTDLRYT is encoded by the coding sequence ATGGAAATACTAAAAGAAATAGAAATTAAAAACTATAGAGGGCTTAAGCATGTCAAATTTACCCCAAAGTCAATTAATATAATTGTTGGTCCAAATAACACAGGTAAATCTTCTATTTTAGAGGCTATTGGCCTAGCAATGACTGCTGGAAGCAAATTTAACGATTCAATTGAATTTAATCTTCTTAAGTATTTGTTCGAATTAAAAAAATATGATCCTAGGTATATCACGCATATAAATGAAAATATAGCCAGAATACAGGTTGTCTTAGAGGACAAGAAAAAAAGATATACTACTTCTTCTATTATAATAGAATATTATCCAAAAGGGCTTCCAGATGACGAGCGATATGGATTAGTTATGGAGTACTTGGAGAAATATGCAAAGCGTATAGTGGATAGAGAGCTTGGTAGAGAATATCGGTTATTGAGAGAAGCATCAGAATATTTCATTGAATCGATTAAAAAATATATAGATGAGGCAAAAGTAGAAGAATTGAAACGTGATTTTCTAAGAAAATATCTACCACGAGAGATCAGAGGGTACACAGAGGTAGGTACTCCCGATGAGTATCAAAAACTAATTGAACAACTCACAGATGAATTATCAGCTTATATGCTGTCTTCCCCAAAAATTGTGATCACAATATATAATCCAAATAACGAAATAGCGGGGTTGTATTTGTATATACCAGAGCGAATAAGATCAAGGGTATCTATCAGAACCTTGAGATATTATTCCCCTCCAATTTACATTGGAGGAATATACACTATTGTTCGTCCTAAACCTAAATTAGATATACCTCCCTTTAATGTTGTACTTAATTTCCAGAAATCTGCTGTGGCATCCAATGTTGGTAATTTATACGACCTAGTCGTATCAAAAGGAAAAATTAAGAATGCACTTGAAATACTTAAAGAAAGAATCCCATATATCGAAGATATTCGAAAAATTGAACAAGGAATGTACGTGCTTGTTTCACATCATAATGCCCCAATACCTCTTTCATCTATGGGTGATGGATTCGTTACATTGCTTAAGTTAAGTTTTTTAATAGCTCTAGCGGAGAGTGGAATAATTATTTTGGAGGAACCTGAAGTCTCTTTGCACCCCTATTTTATGGAGATAGTAGCTGAAGATATTGTAGCTAACTCAAAAAATGTCCAGTTTTTCATCTCAACTCACAGTTTAGACTTGCTAAACTCCCTCTTGGAGAAGGCTGAAGAGGAAGATAAGCTCCATGATATTAATGTTATACGCCTCCATTATAGAGAGGATACAAAAAAGGTATATGCAGAAGTTTTTGATGGAATAGATGCGAAAAATGAAATCGACGAAATTGGGACTGATTTAAGGTATACTTGA
- a CDS encoding DUF555 domain-containing protein, with product MGDYIVVLEAPIIVRDVESAEDAINVAVSKVAKALNKEKLDFVRVEIGYSQCPVCGSPFESAFVIGNVGLVGIYLTLKVFNAQSLEHAERIAKAVVGKALKKVPLKVFEIKELHNGKEEEGIEINDNNGV from the coding sequence ATGGGAGATTATATAGTCGTCCTTGAGGCTCCAATAATAGTGAGAGACGTTGAAAGTGCCGAAGATGCGATAAACGTTGCCGTATCAAAGGTGGCAAAGGCACTAAACAAGGAAAAACTCGACTTTGTGAGGGTTGAAATCGGTTATTCACAATGCCCTGTTTGTGGGTCACCATTTGAGAGCGCGTTTGTTATTGGAAATGTGGGCTTGGTTGGAATTTACCTAACGCTTAAGGTGTTCAATGCTCAAAGCCTTGAGCACGCGGAGAGGATAGCCAAAGCCGTTGTTGGAAAAGCTCTGAAAAAAGTGCCTCTAAAGGTTTTTGAGATTAAAGAGCTCCATAACGGAAAAGAAGAAGAGGGGATAGAGATAAACGATAACAACGGCGTTTGA
- a CDS encoding ribonuclease P protein component 2 — protein MRERPRTLPPTLRDKHRYIAFQIIGEREFKKDEIKKAIWDASLRTLGELGTARVKPWFIKFDEKTQTGIVRCDRKYVEELRFALTLVTEINGSKAIIRTLGVSGTIRRLKLKFLREFGWK, from the coding sequence ATGAGGGAGAGACCGAGAACTTTGCCTCCAACGCTAAGGGATAAGCACCGCTACATAGCTTTTCAAATCATTGGGGAGAGGGAGTTCAAAAAGGATGAGATAAAAAAAGCCATATGGGATGCATCTCTTAGAACTCTGGGCGAGCTCGGTACCGCGAGGGTAAAACCCTGGTTTATAAAATTCGATGAAAAAACCCAGACTGGGATTGTTAGATGCGATAGGAAGTATGTTGAAGAGCTCCGATTTGCTCTCACTTTGGTTACCGAGATAAACGGTTCAAAAGCAATAATAAGAACACTTGGAGTGTCGGGAACTATAAGGAGGCTCAAGCTAAAATTCTTAAGGGAGTTCGGATGGAAATAG
- a CDS encoding DUF357 domain-containing protein — MEREITEEKLKKYFEITREALEKLEIAVHEKSLLFSVAQDFLTMAKSYYSDAEYYYKKGDYVTAFAALNYAHGFIDAGVRLGVFKGEDDRLFAFG, encoded by the coding sequence GTGGAGCGAGAGATCACCGAAGAGAAGCTTAAAAAGTATTTTGAAATCACAAGGGAAGCCCTTGAGAAGCTTGAGATAGCAGTCCATGAAAAAAGCCTCCTCTTCTCTGTAGCGCAAGACTTTTTAACCATGGCAAAAAGCTACTATAGCGACGCTGAATACTACTACAAGAAAGGGGACTACGTCACAGCATTTGCCGCTTTGAACTACGCACATGGCTTTATTGACGCAGGAGTAAGGCTTGGAGTGTTTAAAGGTGAAGATGATAGACTATTTGCATTCGGGTGA
- the rrp4 gene encoding exosome complex RNA-binding protein Rrp4 → MKKIFVKNRELVVPGTLLAQGPFKNGRGTFKEGNRIYSTVVGLVRISNDTVSVVPLEGPYIPEVGDSVIGKIVDVKFSNWVVDIGAPYQATLRVQDAVEGKIDILKTDLRKLFDIGDIIYAKVKAFNEINQIDLITKGMPFNGGPLKGGQLVKITPSKVPRLIGKGGSMINMIKNLTNTRIIVGQNGWVWVSGRNEELEKLAIEAILKVDRESHTQGLTDRVREMLIKRLHELKEQGIIEEVPQIEEGEKK, encoded by the coding sequence ATGAAGAAGATTTTTGTAAAAAATAGGGAATTAGTGGTTCCAGGAACGCTTTTGGCCCAGGGACCGTTCAAAAATGGAAGAGGAACTTTTAAAGAGGGAAACAGAATTTACTCGACGGTAGTTGGATTGGTTAGGATTTCAAACGACACAGTGTCAGTAGTTCCGCTAGAAGGCCCGTATATTCCGGAAGTGGGAGATAGTGTAATAGGGAAAATAGTTGACGTAAAGTTTTCAAACTGGGTTGTCGATATAGGTGCTCCCTATCAAGCCACGCTGAGGGTTCAAGATGCTGTTGAAGGAAAAATCGACATTTTAAAGACAGATTTGAGAAAACTATTTGATATAGGTGACATAATCTACGCAAAAGTAAAGGCATTTAATGAAATCAATCAAATAGACCTGATAACAAAAGGAATGCCTTTCAATGGAGGACCTCTAAAGGGAGGACAGCTTGTAAAGATAACACCTTCTAAAGTGCCTCGCCTTATAGGCAAGGGAGGCTCAATGATAAACATGATCAAGAACCTTACAAACACGAGGATAATAGTAGGGCAGAATGGATGGGTATGGGTTAGTGGAAGAAACGAGGAACTGGAAAAGCTGGCTATAGAGGCTATTCTAAAAGTAGACAGAGAAAGCCACACTCAGGGATTAACTGACAGGGTTAGGGAGATGCTGATTAAGAGATTGCATGAGCTTAAAGAACAGGGGATTATTGAAGAAGTTCCCCAAATTGAAGAGGGTGAAAAGAAATGA